Genomic window (Acropora muricata isolate sample 2 chromosome 11, ASM3666990v1, whole genome shotgun sequence):
GAGCCGATCGCGCCATCAGACTATGCCGCAACGAATACCGCCGCAGGCGCGGATCTAGGGAAAATCCTGACCGTTTTACTGACAATCGAGCGCCGAAGGCGCAAGAATCTtggggggtccgggggcatgccccccggaaaattttttcaattttaattgccTAAGTGCCCTCTCCTGGCTTCTGTGGTCAATCGGACAATATATTTGCAAGTTGCATGCTTCTTGGATTGAGCCTTGCAAACCTACGAATTATTTCATCAAAGTCAATGTCCATGTTGTAATGAATGTGCAGCAAGGCAAGTCCTGTCAATCTTTAACTGCATTgtagatttatttatttatttattcgtTTTATAAAGTTATTCTGAAATTTCTGACCGTTTTCCGGAAAACAGTGGAAACCGGAATGGATCCGCGTCTGCGCCGCAACAGAATATGACAATGAAGATCCTAATTGATTAGCTGCAAAGGCTCTTGCTGACAGAGAAGATGGTCTACTTCCACTCGCAAACTGGTAGGAATGTTTTCTCTTTAACAAAAGTATAGAAATATACTTATTATCTCAAGACGCAAGTGTAACACGAGAATGTATGTTCGCGGGTGTAAATGTAAACACTGCAAGACGGAGAATCTAGGCGGCGCTATGGAGCATCGTCGTTGCattgaatttttaaacattCACGGGAAATTAGTTTTCGATGGATCGATAGAAAACCTCGATTGTATAATTCAGCATGAGGCTGTCCCTGAGAAAGATCGCGCCGTTGCTGAGATGTAAGAATGGTCGATCGTACCGACGCCGATCTGGAGTCAGACACAACGAGtaggtgattttcaatttgctagcgtgcgaacaaaaaaatcaaaacatcttAAACCAGCGTAATAAGTGTAAGTGGATCGAGTCATTATGCCTTAGAACAACTATCACAACTGAATGATGACAGTCATAACACGAGTTAAATAAcaagttgtttttgtctttagcACTTTTATCCACGCGGACGTTAGCCACaaccaccttttttttttttttttttttgcacaggtTTCTTCGATCAGTGGCTTATCGGTGGACGATTAGACGGCTGTGCATGGGGCTATAATATGGGCTGGGAAAACACACGTCCGCTGTGTGCATGTATACATCACGATATCAGAACATAACAAGGTATCAGACAAGACACTTACAGCCAAGAGGATACGGACAATCTTAAACTTTCCGTTTCATAAAAGCAAGAACCAATTcgatgttaaaatattgttgaactctttactataacttgccttgaaatgatATATCTTCTATTATACACTTGTTTAATCATTCTTATTGCAAACTTGCTATAAATGTGGGttacatgtatgtaaatataaataagaagagaattgttcctttataaatatttctttgctgtattacATTATCTGCCtttggaaataaagtgacaCGAATTTTGTCCATTTTGCCCTCGTTTCAGGATCGCATGGAAACTGGTGTATAGTTACTCCATGAGTATAGCTTGTGTTTTTACAACTTATTTGGGTTTTGTAGCCAGCTACACCTTATATCtacctttgtatttgttgtgttttcgaGCCAAAGCTGTTGAcgaaccaacaagatgacgtcatGAACTgcgtttttggtcacgtgaccaggttttggccgagcagcaaaagggaccaaattttgagcggaaaataggccttttgcagctagcgatcacgtggtacaaaatcggccatgctggagggcaagctcattattattcccgcaatgggacattaaaacaaagagacctgaaccagtgaagcttgacttgcctttgttttgatgtcccagtgcgggaataataatgagcttgccctccagcatggccgattttgtaccacgtgatcgctagctgcaaaaggcctattggcaaattcaaacggTTGTAACTTCACGTTGTTTTATCAGAaatctctcaaattttcaatttagagtttttgagtaataatctctttactgacaaaaaactgttttcgtgtcatatgctctttaatgAACGTTGTTTTGCTCTTTAGTAGATTCTATTGTCTTAACACAGTAATCCTTGAGTTCATAGCATGACTCTTAGTCATATCTGCTGTCCTGTATGTCGAGATATCTAATGCTTCCTCACCATTCACCTTTCTTTTctgaaaatattgcaaaaaaaaagaaatgtaggTTAAATTAAGATCTCagattaaaatacaaaaacgcAGAGTATCTTTCTTTTGGAAAGAGAACACAATGTACAACCTTTTTAATTCATTCAAGATGTCCCTCCATTTTACATTAGCTAACTATTGTGAAGGATGCCCTGGCCTCATtattgttcaaagggtggatggcACTATTCATTGGATCAAAGCACTGGATAACTATGGGTGCATTCAATTCACCTTACTCCAGAATAAAAAAGCGAACGTTTACTTGTAAGAATTACAGCTAAGAGAATTTTGCTGCTATCAGAAGACAAAGCAGAATTTCAACATCATTTATGGTCAAAATGTTATAGATATAATTATGTATCTTCCTAAATAATTttcctccaaagaaaaatctggaggttattccgtttattcttattccagaatagcgtCAATTGAACATGCTACACCTAAATTGGGTGTGGTAGTACTGTACTTATCCAGTGGAGAGAGAGTGAGTGATCTAGCACCAgctgttcaaagggtggatagtgctatcaaaattaattgagttacAGTATGTCATTCATTCTACATGCCACCAATAGATGCCCCCCTTTCAAATCATGCAACAAGTCATTATCATCAAATGTTATCATATAGAAAGGACCTGGCACATGCGCTGATCGGTCAAAagcccatgttttatcagagtataataCACAGAAAAAGCATCTTTCAGTCTTAGCCCATGACTAAaacatgtttttcattgttttcgccGCATTACCTCAacatcataaagcaaatgaagaagcctaagctgtgtattacactgtgataaaacactccggacatttgagaacagtCGAGGAGTGTAGATACTCGCCTGCAGCTCGTTCTCTATATTTCCTTGTGTTTTCAAATCCCCcttgtgttttatcacagtgtaatacacggcttaggacTCTTTATTTGCTAACAGACAGTTATTGAGTATTAACATGCTAACCTTCAGCTTCTCTAAAGATCTTTCGCCTCTCATCATTTTCATGTTCTAGTTCCTTCAAAAATTTCACAAACATGCCAATAGGTTTCTCTAGAGATGTTCTCTTGTaggctaaaaaaaaattcattccaGTAGAAAATTTAAAAcctgataaaaattaattataatattaacttctttttctgttcccacaataaacaattttctttaaaatttaattatgcaTTGAATAACCTGCTTATAATGAGGTACTTCTTTGTGATGACTTGAGGTAAAACTTATAAAATGAAGGTTCTCCACAGGTACATGTGAACTTGCAGGCTGTTGTTACCTGGAATCTTTTTCTTTACTTCCTCAATTATATCTTGtgaattcttttcattttgatcaattTCATCACAAAGTTGACTGAAAAATAAGATATTCATACAGTAACAGTGTTGAAGGTCTCTCTGCAACCACTAAAGTGAAACCctatttttaatgtaacaaacTCTTATAAGTATTGAAAGCTAGATCTAAGTAACCACTAAAAGAGCTTTATCTCCCTTTGTCAACACAACCTATAGTGTTTGTTTCTCTGAGCATCTGAAAATTTGTAAGGATATTAATGTTTGTGAAGATCTTAGTATTCACAAGTGTATTCCTGATCATTCTCTGGgttgttgtacaaaattttgCATACTTTTTACTTAAAGCTGTCATAAGAAATACTCTCAATAGCCCAATGGATTGTAAAAGTTAAAGCTGGTTTGCAACATGGATTGCACCCAACAAAGATTGCACCTTCAAGGGCAAACTGGCAGTAAAGAAGCTACTCAAATGAGAAAGTCCAAACCTGATGGTGGGAACTGTAAAAGGATCAAAGCTGTCCACATCTGCCATACTGATTGGAACACAGACACGACCTTCAAGAAACAAGAAGTTACTTTACCCTTAGCAGCATAACCTCAAATCCTGCTATTGGGTAAAAAATCTGTCCTGAAACAAGTTGATTCTCATGAAGTATGTTGATTTTATTCTGGCAtagcatgcatgcatgcatgtacTTATATGAACATAACTAAATAATTTCAGTACATGTTATGACTTGTTGTTAGTAGTactataattaacaattatcatTCTTTGAAATCCAGGTGAAtagcggcagaatatttactGAGCTGCAAAGTGGTGAGGTAAATATTCTGCAGCTTTCACCCccaagattgaaaagaataataattgttttgttatATGCTCACgcagtgatctcaacaacactttttGTGGCCTTCTTCGTGTTTTCTGGTGCAGCATCTtcttggattttcaatatttctGCTTCACTAATGGTGGCGAAACGGCGAAACGTGAGTTTacaccggccattttgttttgtttggatcacgcattattcactccatagggagtgaataatgctcagTTACTCCaagatagcgaaccaatcagattgcttgaaacaccaagatcactgagtgagtatatactaataattattattgtactcaAAACAACATGTCATACATTGTGTCAGACTGAAAACAACAATAGCTGTTTAACTGCACCTGTCTACTGTAACTCTGATCTGACATTTAAAGTGGCATGCATTGTTGATGGTTCTTTATTAGTGAGATTAATATCAATTTTTAATACATTACCAGTCTTTGGGTGAACACAAAATGGACCCTTGAGCAAGTGATTAAGGCCCTTGGTAACATTCACATCAAGGCGAGGGAAACAATACTGGAATATTATTTCATCTTTGACCTGTGACCTCTGGGTAAAAGAATCATGATAACTTAGATGAGTACTGACcgttaataatattattatttcataaGACTAGTACAACACTGGCTAATGTGTAATATGAAAGTGATCACTGTTAGTTGCCTCTTAActtttgaaccaatcagaaattgaaaattaattCATCAATGAAGTGATTTTGTGTTTATTCTGGAATTTTGATGTCTATTGTCGTATTTAAGAActataaaatgaaaaagtagTGTCTATAAATCAAACTTTTGTGATCacattatgaaaaaaaaaaacaatgtcttACATTAAGGTTATCCAGTCTAACTTCCAGTTCATCCCATCTTTGTACTGATGTTTTCTTAGATTTTGACCAGGAAGCATTAAGTTCTGTCCTTAtagctcaataattgttaaggAATAATATTATGTTTGGTACAgcacaatattattaaaaagtaagaaaaacgTTGTACCATGTTTTCTGTGCTAAACAATTCCTTCCATGAAAGATGAAGAGTCAATAATCTGTGGGTTGCATTTGGAGTTGGTTCTCTGCTATGGTTGGAGGGGATTTTCTCAAGGGAGTCCTGTTTTGTCCTtcttattgcaaagaaaaggcaaaatgaaTAGTTCTGGGTTTAAAAGATTTGACATTAAACTCATCAACAAGAGATAAGCTTGGTACTTGTCAGCTTGTGCCTTAAGCTTACTGAAGCCTGGAAGTGATTGTCAGGGAAAAGGTGGTACCCATGGCAACCATTCAAGCAGCCATAACCAATGGTACCAACATCCCTCAATATCATAAACAAAATGACCATGCTGTGATaaaacaagcaagcaaacaCAAATAAACTGCAAGGACCTCTGTGTCAAATTCAGGATTGCCCCTAAGCCAGCCAAGAATAGTTTTGATTTTAACCTCACCTACAAAAAATTTCATTTAACCACATTACATTGCTGGTAAAACCATTGATCCAGAAAAGTCCTCCTTGGCTAAAATTAATACCCTTGTGCCTCCTAAAGCATGGCAGTTCAAAATCATCAGGCCTTGCAATTCCCTTATCTAGCAATAGGATTATCACATAGTTGCTTTGTCAGATCTTGAAGGATACATTCTGGAACAAGAGCTAAGATGCCATCCCATCTCTCTTTACAGGAAAGCATGTCCTGTTTCTCAATCACAAGGTCCACAAAGTGTGATACAAGGATTTCTGATGAATGTCTGAAAAATAATGCAGCAGTGAGTCTTTGaagcatgtttttttcaaattaataataattattattatcagttaCCTGATGTACGGATGGTATGGTGTGCGCAGATTCACTTTCTTGATCTGATTTTCTCCaccctaaaaataatttaataagtaACATGTCAGAACAATAATTAACCATCATTTCTTTCCCAGAGTCAACAAACAGTAGgaagaaaatttgatatcaaacaaattGGTAAGTATCAAATTACAAGTTGTAAGGATCAAATTGTAGTTAATGGATTACAAAAGCCGATGTCTGAGAGCATTAACCCTTTGTCGTAGTGTATGTGTAGTGTACGTACTGtatctgctaatcacccttccttgcagcccgaaggctgaattgcgaagggcgcagctcaacagGATTCAGCCGAATGCATATGTTTATGGAGTTTGGGTTCAGAGCAAATGACAGAGGACTAACACTCAAAACTATTTGCTCTGATGAACGACTAAAATTTGAAGCATCAGCATCATCAATTCATTTTGTGGTTTTGCATTAGACCTTTGCTCACTTATTTCACACCAAATTTTCCTGTTTTACTTGCCCATCAACACAGCACCGCAGCTTCTTTACAAACTACTCCTTTCAATCAGCACTAAGCATGCAACACACATGACAAAAGAGCCACAGCTTTCAAATGCATTTTTCTCAGCTCTTTCCTCAAAATTATGCATGGGAGACTGTGGTGCGCCTTTTGTGTCCAAAAGTCATCACAATACCTTAATAACACTCAAATACTCGGCCACAGCTGAGCGAGCATTCTGTGATAGTTTTCGTGCTGATGCATCACACACCCAACAGTGAACACCTCGCCGGCCACTGTAAACCCATAATCTGTGCTGAAACCCAAAATCTCCTGCAAACAAAATAGTAATAGaatatgattattattgaaCAACTGCATTGCAgtttatttttagttatttattttgctACTACGTATGCAATCACATACATGCTCAGGCTCATGTAGGTCATGCAGTTTCAGTGTAGTGGCTATTTGGAGCCATGTTGGGAAAAGCGTTGTGCGgcctttgctttttctttaagCCACTGTTTTCAGCATTCGTGCTTTTGTTATATTTCTGCTTCCCTCCTACTACCCcacccttttttttgtttttctcttttcactgtTATCACAATGTGATGAGTGCCTGGATGTCCCTGTGTGGGGGCTCATTGCTGGGTTGTGGGGATTGCTGGCCATGGGAGTGTTTTtctgtctaggggctggctcATGacagtggaggcccctggacGTATCCCAGGCACCCACTTTCCACTCAGCACGATACAGTCGTTAATTCATGAGATACAATCATGACACTGCAGTTCATATGACAGTCTACTGTGTGTAAAACTACATGCTAAAACATTGCCAATGAAAAACAGTGCAACACATGTGCAAACAGCAGGCAAAGGACACAAACCACCAGGGGGCTGCATGCTCCAATGCACACGAGCTATTGCCCCTGATTCTTGACCTTGGGCAAATTACTTAACATCTAACTAAATAttactgtaaagtgaaaattcctgaatttgaaaatatcatTACTTTTACAGCTCTCACTTTTTAAAGCAGAATCCACAATCTTCATAGCTACAACCATAAACAGCCAACACTTCTTGCAAATGTCTGTTCCTCTATTTGATGAGTAAAAAATAACATTCAAGGTTACCTTTGGATGGCTCAGACAAAGGAATATTAATTCCAAATTATCATCTCTCCAATCTTTTTGCCGTGTCTAAATATTTCAAATGAATGATATGAAACACAAGTGGCTGATTGCAAAGAGACACTGTGGCCTAATTAGGTAAATACATATTTTATGTAATACATATTATGCTGAATTGACCGTTTtccagttgtgtgcttagttgcctggcctttgaatgaaagtgaggctggaattgaccttgctttgatagaaacctctctacttttcttatgttaatgatgctgttctcatgctaatgactaggaatttacataagaaaagtagtgaggtttctatcaaaacaaggtcacctccagcctcactttcattcaaaggctaggcaactaagcacaaaaCTGTAGAATCGTCTATTCTGAAAGTCCTTCAGTTTGTACTGGCAAGTAAGTCCATCTACTCCAGCAGTATCATCATTGTAATTATCAAGAAAGTCACTGTGGCCAAGAAAAAGATCAGTAAGTGTATTTGTACCTCTGCAACCCCTTAAGACAAATATCAAGCAAGTTTAAACTAACTTGCAGCAGGTTCTAACTTCATCGTAATCTGTCATGTCAATATCAAACACCAGCTCCTTCTCTTCAGCTTGAAAGGCACCTGGTTTAATCATCTTGTGATCCTTTGGctacaaggaaaacaaacagcaatagaaaataattattataaagcttTTGTATCAACCAAGTTGATGTTACCAGTATCATGAAAACAATCGCCATCCCTGTGTTCTCCTTTTTGGGGAATAAACCATAAAATTTACCCTCTTTAACATCATTTATTACCACctaaaatggcctggaattgttgacAATTCAACTGATAAAAGGAATGGCACTAAAGCCCACATGCGCTAGAAGGAATAATAATTTCATAGGATGATGTAGCTGAACATTGCAACACAAGTTGCAGGGATGATGTTGCATTATGCCACTACTGAAAACTTTGTTGCAGTGTTCAGAGAGAAGCTTTGAGCAGCAACAATAAAAACTATGAGGAATATCTGTGGCAGGATATGTTGCACAGCCATTTTTCATGCAACTTGTGTTAGAGCAAATTACAACACAAGTTGCAATAAGATTGCCTCTTGCAACCTTAAATTACTTATGCACTCTAGTCTCAGATAATTTTCAGCAGATGCTTTAGTATATTCTAGGCCATTTCCCTTGAGACAAAGTCATACTAAGGTAATGAAGACACAAgttccaataataattattgttattacgaCTAGTCTCTTCACCGGCAGAATCAGGACATGAGATAGTCAGCATTTCAAGACTTCTTGGCTTCGTAGGGTGCAAGTAACCTGTTGCGAGGGGAGAGGGAATTGGGCATTTATCGTTTTGCTTGCTCCGGGGGCCGAGAGGTTTTCGAACAACCAAAGCTGGAAAAACTCGAATGACATGTGGAAAGAAGCAAGGAATGATGAAGCCTCGAAATCACATGCACTTTTGTCCGTCCATAAAAAAGGAAAGCTAAAACTGTTTCACTTGCCTTATGAGTAAACACCGCTCCGATGTCGATTTTGTACGGATTTCGTTTTAAGATCTCCTTCTCCAACTCTTGCTGATCCGCGAAAGATTGATATCGCACATAAACGTCATCTTTTAATGTGAACGAGAATTCGCGGTGGACAAAATATGTCTTGGGAACTATAAGAAATAAAGACATTTTAGCAAATAAAACTCAGCTTGATTCCTACAGTCGAAACCGGTACATTGATCAGATCGATAATTTTACTTCATTGCCCCAAAATAACCTACCTCCTCCATAAGACAGCCACTGTACAAAATATTTATAAGGAAATAATCTTTTGTAGTACTGATGAAGCAGTTCTGGAAGATCTGACTGACTAAATTGCGAAGATGTTTGTGAGTTTTGTGAGCTTTTCCCTTCAGTGTCTGCCATTGCTAaatcttcccgccaaatttttAACGAAACTATTTCTACGTCATGCATGCGGACATGTTCTGTGACctaaaaaaatatgaaaacctCACCGTACCCCTCCCTCAGTCCCCGGGAAGTGTACAGGAAACAAGTCGACGTGCATAATGTTTTTAAAATCCCATATTAGAAGCCTCACACTTAACACTTTTTTATGAGGTCTGCAATGGGTTTTACCGGTCTTGATTGCGTTATTTTCACAACAATCCTCGCACtgaatctatctatctatatttatattcaattcaaagtggacagaccgcaaacgacagtagttgctaaaaatctatctgtgttgcaactgttcatcagtaggatgcctaaaatgtgtgcaattctacaattggtttcggctcctttaaatcctataccaattgcagaacatttcaggaggagccacccacaatgcgagcacagttgcggacaacacatatatatgagtaaggaaaacaatgcaaagcaaaatgaagacgttatttaacgaactaaatacacacgtcaattaagtgaataaataatgcacgcgcacaaaataaaattgcgcgcgcacgcgtattaagatacaactgaaaaataatctaagtaataaataagtaagtaatgtaaggatacgatggggccattcaagcctggatggcaaatctcatctcccgcagggttgcaccatacttcacgacgataagaccatgccgattgaagaattttgtaaatgttcgctgaagtagattggtgagaaaaccttgcTGTCGGAAACGTAAGGAAAggccgcggagtctattcatgaagtcaactttggaagtgcaaattctagcatatctcaccagttgagatatataaacaccgtaagctggattggcgggaatgttgctgtccatatgaggaaagttgacaatcgggaatgtaaagtcatctcacttatcgtagatgctgatacggaaaggtgtggttgtatcgcctgtattgatatgtgtgtcgagataacacacttcagtagaagatgtggaagtgtccgtaagttgcaattctggcgggtaaattgcgctgatgtaattaccaaagtccacattgttaatactgaataaatcgtcgatgtaacgaaaggtgttgctgaagtggatggcttttgtaatgtcacttttcatggttttgaccatgaaatcgtactcgaaggtatgaagtaagagatcagccaacaaaggggcactattggtgcccattggtataccaataacctgccggaaaacagagctcccaaaacgaacgtagatgttgtcgataagaaagtcaatagcgagacaaagctctctacaagagaagtatgtgtgcctcatggacgtcctatcattcgtccagaaggtgcgaaaagaattggtggcaatgaagcttttccctttggtgtgaaaaactctttccaaaagatcatgaagttggtttttaagtcgggcatgtggaaggctagtataaagagtagaaaatgacatttttgattgcaaggttttgtagATGTTAattaagggtgaatggaattctgtcggtttcttcgttctgtgaagtttgtagtccGGCCTCTcagtcgatttcttgggcgtgATGtgtgcctgtggttacagcggagtcagggtagccatgttttttgaaaaactggcacatttcctcgaatttgttgttaaagtcggagTCGTCACtacagaggcgtctcagtccgAGAAACTGAGAgaatggaatggcattttttacggGTTGTGGATGGGAGGACGACTGTAGCAAATAGTTgtcagaattttttttgtttgtattgtACGCTAGAAGATAAACCGTTGTCGctgatagaaagtttaatgtcgatgaaagctaatgaattttctaaaaggttctcacactcaactatttttcttttggtgacaactactaaaaacaaat
Coding sequences:
- the LOC136890695 gene encoding DNA primase small subunit-like; this encodes MADTEGKSSQNSQTSSQFSQSDLPELLHQYYKRLFPYKYFVQWLSYGGVPKTYFVHREFSFTLKDDVYVRYQSFADQQELEKEILKRNPYKIDIGAVFTHKPKDHKMIKPGAFQAEEKELVFDIDMTDYDEVRTCCKGTDICKKCWLFMVVAMKIVDSALKRDFGFQHRLWVYSGRRGVHCWVCDASARKLSQNARSAVAEYLSVIKGGENQIKKVNLRTPYHPYIRHSSEILVSHFVDLVIEKQDMLSCKERWDGILALVPESIRTELNASWSKSKKTSVQRWDELEVRLDNLNRSQVKDEIIFQYCFPRLDVNVTKGLNHLLKGPFCVHPKTGRVCVPISMADVDSFDPFTVPTISQLCDEIDQNEKNSQDIIEEVKKKIPAYKRTSLEKPIGMFVKFLKELEHENDERRKIFREAEEKKGEW